The Accipiter gentilis chromosome 19, bAccGen1.1, whole genome shotgun sequence genome has a window encoding:
- the RASL11A gene encoding ras-like protein family member 11A isoform X2 has protein sequence MIVRFLTKRFIGDYEPNTGNLYSRLVRLEGDHVAVQIQDTPGSVQVQEDCVQVLDSLSRCVKWAEGFLLVYSITDYSSYQSVRPLYQHVRKVHPDARTPVIIVGNKADLLHARQVQAKEGLQLANELGSLFLEISTSDDSQGVCDVFQYLCKEVSKLQHAGSTDRRRSSIIPRPKSPNMQDLKRRFKQALSSKVK, from the exons ATGATCGTGCGGTTCTTGACGAAGCGGTTCATCGGGGACTACGAGCCCAACACAG GTAACCTCTACTCCCGGCTGGTCCGGCTGGAGGGGGACCACGTTGCCGTGCAGATCCAAGACACGCCGGGGAGCGTCCAG GTGCAGGAGGACTGCGTGCAGGTGCTGGACTCCCTGTCCCGCTGCGTGAAGTGGGCAGAGGGCTTCCTCCTGGTCTACTCCATCACGGACTACAGCAGCTACCAGTCAGTCCGACCTCTCTACCAGCACGTACGCAAGGTCCACCCAGATGCCAGGACTCCCGTCATTATCGTGGGGAACAAAGCGGACCTCCTCCACGCCAGGCAAGTACAGGCGAAAGAGGGACTACAGCTGGCAAACGAACTGGGCAGCCTGTTCTTGGAAATCTCCACGAGCGATGACTCCCAAGGCGTCTGCGATGTTTTCCAGTATCTTTGCAAGGAGGTCAGCAAACTACAGCACGCTGGCAGCACGGACAGGAGGCGGTCGTCCATCATCCCTCGGCCCAAGTCTCCCAACATGCAAGATCTAAAGAGACGTTTCAAACAGGCTTTATCTTCCAAAGTCAAATAA
- the RASL11A gene encoding ras-like protein family member 11A isoform X1, whose product MRLPSMSQPFLLAPIAECAPGPPGAQVRLAVMGARGVGKSAMIVRFLTKRFIGDYEPNTGNLYSRLVRLEGDHVAVQIQDTPGSVQVQEDCVQVLDSLSRCVKWAEGFLLVYSITDYSSYQSVRPLYQHVRKVHPDARTPVIIVGNKADLLHARQVQAKEGLQLANELGSLFLEISTSDDSQGVCDVFQYLCKEVSKLQHAGSTDRRRSSIIPRPKSPNMQDLKRRFKQALSSKVK is encoded by the exons ATGCGCCTGCCGAGCATGTCTCAGCCCTTCTTGCTGGCGCCCATCGCCGAGtgcgccccggggccgccgggcgCCCAGGTCCGACTGGCGGTGATGGGCGCCCGCGGTGTCGGCAAGAGCG CGATGATCGTGCGGTTCTTGACGAAGCGGTTCATCGGGGACTACGAGCCCAACACAG GTAACCTCTACTCCCGGCTGGTCCGGCTGGAGGGGGACCACGTTGCCGTGCAGATCCAAGACACGCCGGGGAGCGTCCAG GTGCAGGAGGACTGCGTGCAGGTGCTGGACTCCCTGTCCCGCTGCGTGAAGTGGGCAGAGGGCTTCCTCCTGGTCTACTCCATCACGGACTACAGCAGCTACCAGTCAGTCCGACCTCTCTACCAGCACGTACGCAAGGTCCACCCAGATGCCAGGACTCCCGTCATTATCGTGGGGAACAAAGCGGACCTCCTCCACGCCAGGCAAGTACAGGCGAAAGAGGGACTACAGCTGGCAAACGAACTGGGCAGCCTGTTCTTGGAAATCTCCACGAGCGATGACTCCCAAGGCGTCTGCGATGTTTTCCAGTATCTTTGCAAGGAGGTCAGCAAACTACAGCACGCTGGCAGCACGGACAGGAGGCGGTCGTCCATCATCCCTCGGCCCAAGTCTCCCAACATGCAAGATCTAAAGAGACGTTTCAAACAGGCTTTATCTTCCAAAGTCAAATAA